From Bosea sp. NBC_00550, the proteins below share one genomic window:
- the pcaF gene encoding 3-oxoadipyl-CoA thiolase — protein MSEAFICGYVRTPIGRFGGSLSSVRADDLGAVPLKALLERHAGVDFAAVDDVIFGCANQAGEDNRNVARMSLLLAGLPKEVPGTTINRLCGSGMDAVIAAARAIKAGEAELMIAGGVESMSRAPFVLPKAESAFSRHAEIHDTTIGWRFVNPLMKQQYGVDSMPETGENVAADCKVSRADQDAFAVRSQQKAVAAQQNGRLAREIVPVLIPQRKGDAIRVEIDEHPRGDTTLEKLAKLGTPFRKEGGTVTAGNASGVNDGAAALIVASEKAVAKYGLTPLARVLGGAAGGVAPRVMGLGPIPATRKLCERLGLKPTDFDVVELNEAFASQGIAVLRELGIAEDGAYVNPNGGAIALGHPLGMSGARIAGTAALELSLTGKRLALATMCIGVGQGIAIALERV, from the coding sequence ATGAGCGAAGCTTTCATCTGCGGCTATGTCCGCACGCCGATCGGCCGCTTCGGTGGCTCCCTGTCCTCGGTCCGCGCTGACGATCTCGGGGCAGTGCCGCTGAAGGCTCTGCTCGAGCGTCATGCGGGCGTCGATTTCGCTGCCGTGGACGATGTGATCTTCGGCTGCGCCAATCAGGCGGGAGAGGACAACCGCAACGTCGCGCGCATGTCGCTCCTGCTCGCCGGCCTGCCCAAGGAGGTGCCGGGCACCACGATCAATAGGCTCTGCGGTTCCGGCATGGATGCCGTCATCGCCGCCGCCCGGGCGATCAAGGCCGGCGAGGCCGAGTTGATGATCGCCGGCGGCGTCGAGAGCATGTCGCGCGCGCCCTTCGTGCTGCCGAAGGCCGAAAGCGCCTTCTCGCGCCACGCCGAAATCCACGACACCACCATCGGCTGGCGCTTCGTCAACCCGCTGATGAAGCAGCAATACGGCGTCGATTCCATGCCGGAGACCGGCGAGAACGTAGCCGCCGATTGCAAGGTCAGCCGCGCCGATCAGGATGCCTTCGCTGTGCGCTCGCAGCAGAAGGCAGTCGCTGCCCAGCAGAATGGCCGATTGGCCAGGGAGATCGTGCCGGTCCTGATCCCGCAGCGGAAGGGCGATGCGATCCGTGTCGAGATCGACGAGCACCCGCGCGGCGACACCACGCTGGAGAAGCTCGCCAAGCTGGGGACCCCGTTCCGCAAGGAGGGCGGCACCGTCACGGCCGGCAATGCCTCGGGCGTCAACGACGGCGCCGCCGCGCTGATCGTCGCCTCGGAGAAGGCTGTGGCGAAATATGGCCTGACCCCGCTGGCGCGCGTGCTCGGTGGTGCTGCAGGCGGCGTCGCGCCGCGCGTGATGGGCCTCGGGCCGATCCCGGCCACTCGCAAGCTCTGCGAGCGCCTTGGCCTCAAGCCGACCGATTTCGACGTAGTCGAGCTGAACGAGGCTTTCGCGAGCCAGGGCATCGCGGTGCTTCGCGAGCTCGGCATCGCCGAGGACGGCGCGTATGTGAACCCGAACGGTGGGGCGATCGCACTCGGCCACCCGCTCGGCATGTCCGGTGCCCGCATTGCCGGCACGGCGGCGCTCGAACTGTCGCTGACCGGCAAGCGTCTTGCCCTCGCGACCATGTGCATCGGCGTCGGCCAGGGCATCGCCATCGCACTGGAACGAGTCTGA
- a CDS encoding helix-turn-helix domain-containing protein, with translation MVRLVSVCASLSDDELALLESLAHPTHFSSGETLFTQGREAHSVYNVTAGVVRLYKLLSDGRRQVVGFALPGDFLGLAMRDAYGFSADAIGEVAVCAFSRGAYTALVDAKPHLLKRLHEFATHELTLAHEQMMLLGRRTAEEKLICFLLGMQQRWARLGKPSVTVPLPMTRQDIADFLGLTIETVSRTFTRLAKDKTILIVPGGVRVMNPERMSAVAA, from the coding sequence ATGGTCCGCCTGGTGAGCGTCTGCGCCTCGCTCTCGGATGACGAGTTGGCCCTGCTCGAATCCCTGGCCCATCCCACGCATTTCTCTTCCGGCGAGACGCTGTTCACGCAGGGGCGCGAGGCCCATTCCGTCTACAACGTCACCGCCGGCGTGGTGCGTCTCTACAAGCTGCTCTCGGATGGCCGGCGCCAGGTCGTCGGCTTCGCCCTGCCGGGGGATTTCCTCGGGCTCGCCATGCGCGACGCCTATGGCTTCTCGGCCGATGCGATCGGCGAGGTCGCGGTCTGCGCCTTCTCGCGCGGCGCCTATACCGCGCTGGTCGACGCCAAGCCGCATCTGCTGAAGCGGCTGCACGAGTTCGCGACGCATGAACTGACGCTCGCCCATGAGCAGATGATGCTGCTCGGCCGGCGCACCGCCGAAGAGAAGCTGATCTGCTTCCTGCTCGGCATGCAGCAGCGCTGGGCAAGGCTCGGCAAGCCCTCCGTCACGGTGCCGCTGCCGATGACGCGGCAGGACATCGCCGACTTCCTCGGCCTCACCATCGAGACCGTGAGCCGCACCTTCACCCGCCTCGCCAAGGACAAGACGATCCTGATCGTTCCCGGCGGCGTGCGCGTGATGAATCCCGAGCGGATGAGCGCCGTCGCGGCCTGA
- a CDS encoding dihydrodipicolinate synthase family protein: MTEPYKGILPIAPTIFHDNGDLDIEGNRRVMDLMVDQGVDGICILANFSEQFLLTDEERDQVMRLSLEQIDGRVPVIVTTSHFSTRIAAARAKAAADAGAKMLMMMPPYHGALLKADEQGMIEHFKAVADACGIPIILQDAPLSGVTMTVPFMIRLAKEVPLVRYFKIEVPGTANKLRALIEAGGDAVVGPFDGEEAITLMADLDAGATGTMTSAMIPDLIKPILAAHAAGDRKQAAALYARVLPIINYENRQCGLRSAKAVMKEGGVIKSEAVRHPLTPLHPKTREGLIELARELDPLALRWGK; encoded by the coding sequence ATGACCGAACCCTACAAGGGCATCCTGCCGATCGCGCCGACCATCTTCCACGACAATGGCGACCTCGACATCGAGGGCAACAGGCGCGTCATGGACCTGATGGTCGACCAGGGCGTCGACGGCATCTGCATCCTCGCGAACTTCTCGGAGCAGTTCCTGCTGACCGACGAGGAGCGCGATCAGGTGATGCGGCTCTCGCTGGAGCAGATCGATGGCCGCGTGCCGGTGATCGTGACCACCTCGCATTTCTCGACGCGCATCGCCGCCGCCCGCGCCAAGGCCGCCGCGGATGCCGGCGCCAAGATGCTGATGATGATGCCGCCTTATCACGGCGCGCTGCTCAAGGCCGACGAGCAGGGCATGATCGAGCATTTCAAGGCGGTGGCGGATGCCTGCGGTATCCCGATCATCCTGCAGGACGCGCCGCTCTCGGGCGTGACCATGACCGTGCCCTTCATGATCCGGCTGGCCAAGGAAGTGCCGCTCGTCCGCTACTTCAAGATCGAGGTGCCCGGCACGGCGAACAAGCTGCGCGCGCTGATCGAGGCGGGCGGCGACGCCGTCGTCGGCCCCTTCGACGGCGAGGAGGCGATCACGCTGATGGCCGATCTCGATGCCGGCGCCACCGGCACCATGACGTCGGCGATGATCCCCGACCTGATCAAGCCGATCCTCGCCGCGCATGCTGCCGGTGACCGCAAGCAGGCGGCGGCGCTCTATGCCCGCGTCCTGCCGATCATCAACTACGAGAACCGCCAATGCGGCCTGCGCTCGGCCAAGGCGGTGATGAAGGAGGGCGGGGTCATCAAGTCCGAGGCCGTGCGCCACCCGCTGACGCCCCTGCATCCGAAGACGCGCGAGGGGCTGATCGAGCTCGCCCGCGAGCTCGATCCGCTGGCGCTGCGCTGGGGCAAGTAG